A stretch of Chthonomonas sp. DNA encodes these proteins:
- a CDS encoding right-handed parallel beta-helix repeat-containing protein, translating to MKRALACVFILVTGVGFAQAQYGYGPDNPTNPYASNKFARALGQDLVDGVLDQSSNTELSPPGFRKTYYIRGRVKVSATFIEPTADSQYDLNAVPNTTIVPAPGQRARIVHGVGIRSDEGRWHPITDLLLEGASEDPWAFRFINLPEGAMAYYVDLDELDIERIIGGWPQTPGSISDGRIIDTRDGVDGTNPLNPAAFIDAFRADDVREDGLTKPWSCSVDYGVGAQRVYSSPLSLAHDQVPTGDRNFWWARSTGSGGTVTIDGVSHKVLRYTGTRTEFEWESRRHESPPDSTDLRIVCFPQHEYTSVNVGVVKGPGQLVGVKQDFALSGDPFSPTGNIQFFNQNQRFTLMNAPEYVRQPGDMVISYARHRVYFLPYSYDHISPTPDASAQVLNLSLPDISNPAAAPPDRKAYDAPLWFWNCDGVHLQDIDFEACAGAGLILTRVGATIGSATTRGMVVENCRFLNGGLTGLRLERCYQSRTLGCSFDHIQGIAYRSTQKISEEPPSRTYEDFRTLHDQNNWIYGCTFTHIGTMHPSLAAIQMLHRPSHTIITQSVFEDISGPVMVLTGVSTHIHANTFNRCSPDVAESGVIYQGKSLTALGLKVSQNTFTNCAKGAEFGAAADSSFYRHHSCVMLDDGMSGAEIAGNTFGPLVPVGQTFGADPEEYPMQINGGQFNLIDRNEFPNPVPDFIVHGDATVRGFFPGAANSYIESASGGTSTATTNDFIQLLANSFCVPHPESVAYVFHTTPWTTKFGVASGPFSGGSYYGADLQAAGVVSDANGLRALSAFWFDGGDRQSRWFTLLNPANAAAGYKLRMRGNRINGPVNFLSRMHGEAGNADAFEYTYDSVPYLAYQLFYVAPPGYE from the coding sequence ATGAAACGTGCACTAGCATGTGTTTTCATCTTGGTAACAGGGGTAGGGTTTGCCCAGGCACAGTACGGGTATGGACCGGACAATCCCACAAACCCGTACGCCTCGAATAAGTTCGCGAGGGCGCTGGGGCAGGACCTTGTCGACGGGGTGCTTGATCAGAGCAGCAATACGGAGCTGAGCCCGCCGGGATTTCGCAAGACGTACTACATTCGCGGGCGGGTCAAGGTTAGCGCCACCTTCATCGAGCCGACGGCAGATTCACAGTATGACCTGAATGCCGTGCCCAATACGACAATTGTTCCCGCGCCCGGGCAGCGGGCCAGGATCGTACACGGGGTGGGGATTCGCAGCGACGAAGGGCGGTGGCACCCGATCACCGACTTGCTCCTGGAGGGCGCGAGCGAAGACCCATGGGCGTTCCGCTTCATCAATCTACCTGAGGGGGCCATGGCCTACTATGTCGACCTCGACGAGCTCGACATAGAACGCATCATCGGAGGATGGCCCCAGACACCGGGGTCGATCTCGGACGGGCGAATCATCGATACCAGGGACGGAGTCGACGGTACGAATCCGTTAAACCCCGCGGCGTTCATCGACGCATTTCGGGCCGACGACGTGCGCGAAGATGGGCTGACCAAGCCCTGGTCCTGCTCGGTGGACTACGGGGTGGGCGCGCAGCGCGTCTACAGCAGCCCCCTCAGCCTCGCGCACGACCAGGTGCCCACCGGTGACCGAAATTTCTGGTGGGCGCGCAGCACCGGCTCGGGTGGGACCGTCACGATCGACGGAGTGTCTCACAAAGTCCTGAGATACACCGGAACGAGGACAGAATTTGAATGGGAGAGTAGGCGACATGAATCACCCCCGGACTCGACGGATCTGCGCATCGTCTGCTTTCCGCAGCACGAGTACACCAGCGTGAACGTGGGCGTAGTGAAAGGTCCTGGACAATTGGTGGGGGTGAAGCAAGACTTTGCCCTCTCAGGTGACCCTTTCTCGCCGACCGGCAACATCCAGTTTTTCAACCAGAACCAGCGATTCACACTGATGAACGCTCCCGAATACGTGCGCCAGCCGGGCGATATGGTGATCAGCTACGCACGGCACAGGGTCTATTTTCTCCCCTACTCGTACGACCACATAAGCCCGACGCCGGATGCATCGGCCCAAGTACTGAATCTGAGCTTGCCCGACATCTCGAATCCGGCTGCTGCGCCACCCGATCGAAAAGCCTATGACGCTCCGCTGTGGTTCTGGAACTGCGATGGCGTTCACCTACAGGATATCGACTTCGAAGCCTGCGCCGGAGCCGGGCTCATACTGACGCGGGTTGGCGCGACGATCGGCTCGGCTACGACTCGCGGCATGGTCGTGGAGAACTGTAGGTTCTTGAATGGCGGACTGACGGGGCTGCGGTTGGAACGCTGCTACCAGTCCCGCACTCTCGGTTGCTCATTCGACCACATTCAGGGGATCGCATACCGCTCCACGCAGAAGATAAGTGAGGAGCCTCCCTCAAGGACCTACGAAGATTTCCGCACGCTGCACGACCAGAACAACTGGATCTACGGCTGCACGTTCACGCACATCGGCACGATGCATCCGAGCCTGGCCGCCATTCAGATGCTTCACCGTCCGAGCCACACGATCATCACTCAGAGTGTATTTGAAGACATCTCGGGGCCAGTCATGGTGCTAACGGGTGTCAGTACTCACATCCATGCCAACACGTTCAATCGCTGCTCGCCAGACGTGGCCGAATCCGGGGTCATTTACCAGGGAAAATCGCTCACTGCCCTGGGGCTGAAGGTGAGCCAAAACACCTTCACCAACTGCGCCAAGGGGGCCGAATTTGGTGCAGCCGCAGACTCATCGTTCTACCGCCACCACTCGTGCGTGATGCTGGATGACGGGATGTCGGGAGCCGAGATCGCGGGGAACACATTCGGCCCGCTTGTCCCGGTGGGTCAGACCTTTGGGGCGGATCCGGAAGAGTATCCGATGCAGATCAACGGTGGACAGTTTAACCTGATCGATCGGAACGAATTCCCGAACCCGGTTCCTGACTTCATCGTTCATGGCGATGCGACAGTTCGCGGTTTCTTTCCAGGTGCTGCAAACAGTTACATCGAGAGTGCCTCTGGAGGGACGTCTACCGCCACCACGAACGACTTTATCCAGTTACTTGCAAACTCATTCTGCGTCCCGCATCCAGAGTCGGTAGCTTACGTGTTTCACACCACTCCGTGGACAACGAAATTCGGAGTGGCGTCCGGCCCATTCTCTGGCGGGAGCTACTACGGTGCGGACCTCCAGGCGGCTGGGGTGGTCTCGGACGCCAACGGGCTGCGGGCCCTGAGTGCCTTTTGGTTCGACGGGGGTGACCGCCAGTCGCGTTGGTTCACTTTGCTGAATCCGGCCAACGCCGCTGCCGGCTACAAGCTAAGAATGCGCGGAAACCGCATCAACGGGCCTGTCAATTTCTTGAGCCGGATGCATGGCGAAGCGGGCAATGCGGATGCCTTCGAGTACACTTACGATTCAGTTCCATACTTGGCATACCAACTTTTCTATGTTGCTCCGCCAGGGTACGAGTGA
- the tuf gene encoding elongation factor Tu, with product MARAKFERKKPHVNIGTIGHVDHGKTTLTAAITGVLQTKGLAQARRYDEIDSAPEEKARGITINISHQEYETETRHYAHVDCPGHADFIKNMITGAAQMDGAILVVAGTDGPMQQTREHILLARQVGVPYIVVYINKCDDVDDDELLDLVELEIRELLSKYGFPGDDTPIIRGSARKALDQVEAGTVNFDDKWVKGIIDLMDAVDSFIPTPERDQDKPFLMAVEDVFTITGRGTVATGRVERGTLNINTEVEIVGLREAPMKTVCTGVEMFRKLLDSAQAGDNVGLLLRGVDRKEIERGMVICKPGSIKPHTKFEAQVYVLSKEEGGRHTPFVTGYRPQFYFRTTDVTGTLNLPTGVEMVMPGDNITMTIELIAPIAMEEGSKFAIREGGRTVGAGTVTKVIQ from the coding sequence ATGGCAAGAGCAAAATTCGAACGAAAGAAGCCGCACGTCAACATCGGCACCATTGGTCACGTCGACCACGGCAAGACGACCCTAACCGCCGCAATCACCGGCGTTCTCCAGACTAAGGGTCTGGCGCAAGCCCGCCGCTACGACGAGATCGACAGTGCACCCGAAGAGAAGGCTCGCGGTATCACGATCAACATCTCGCACCAGGAGTACGAGACGGAGACGCGACACTACGCGCACGTCGACTGTCCTGGTCACGCTGACTTTATCAAGAACATGATCACGGGTGCCGCCCAGATGGACGGCGCGATCCTCGTGGTTGCCGGTACCGACGGTCCGATGCAGCAGACGCGAGAGCACATCCTGCTCGCTCGACAGGTCGGCGTCCCGTACATCGTCGTATACATCAACAAGTGCGACGACGTGGACGACGATGAGCTGCTCGATCTGGTCGAGCTCGAAATCCGAGAACTGCTGTCCAAGTACGGCTTCCCGGGCGACGACACTCCGATCATTCGCGGTTCGGCTCGCAAGGCTCTCGACCAGGTCGAAGCCGGAACGGTCAACTTCGATGACAAGTGGGTCAAGGGCATCATCGACCTGATGGACGCAGTGGACAGCTTCATCCCGACGCCAGAGCGCGATCAGGACAAGCCGTTCCTCATGGCGGTTGAAGACGTCTTCACCATCACCGGTCGCGGTACCGTTGCGACGGGTCGTGTCGAGCGAGGCACGCTTAACATCAACACCGAAGTCGAGATCGTCGGTCTGCGAGAAGCACCGATGAAGACCGTCTGTACGGGCGTTGAAATGTTCCGTAAGCTGCTGGACAGTGCACAGGCTGGTGACAACGTCGGGCTGCTCCTCCGCGGTGTCGACCGCAAGGAGATTGAGCGAGGCATGGTTATCTGTAAGCCAGGCTCGATCAAGCCGCACACCAAGTTCGAAGCACAGGTCTACGTTCTCTCGAAGGAAGAAGGCGGTCGCCACACCCCGTTCGTCACGGGTTACCGACCTCAGTTCTACTTCCGCACGACGGACGTTACCGGTACCTTGAACCTGCCGACGGGCGTTGAAATGGTCATGCCCGGAGACAACATCACCATGACGATCGAGCTCATCGCTCCGATCGCTATGGAAGAAGGCTCCAAGTTCGCTATCCGAGAGGGTGGCCGAACGGTTGGTGCCGGTACGGTTACCAAGGTCATTCAGTAA
- the rpsJ gene encoding 30S ribosomal protein S10: MAQIKVRIRLRAYDHRILDQSAEKIVETARRTGARIAGPIPLPTHIRRWCVIRGPHIDKESMEHFELRTHNRLIDILEPTNKTIDALMRLDLPSGVDIQIKL, translated from the coding sequence ATGGCACAAATCAAAGTACGAATTCGTCTGCGCGCCTACGATCACCGCATTCTCGACCAGTCTGCGGAAAAGATCGTCGAGACCGCGCGCCGCACCGGAGCCCGAATTGCGGGCCCAATCCCCCTTCCCACTCACATCCGACGCTGGTGCGTTATCCGCGGCCCGCACATCGACAAGGAGTCGATGGAGCACTTCGAGCTGCGCACGCACAACCGCCTGATCGATATCCTTGAGCCGACGAACAAGACCATTGACGCGCTCATGCGACTGGATCTGCCAAGCGGCGTCGACATCCAGATCAAGCTCTAA
- a CDS encoding J domain-containing protein, producing MNGPMRPYNLLRAYVNREWERIKDLDLVRAEEELDQPSIPTSPGRPADAPAPSELLPEVDQLVVARKILGIPEGCAYSELRKAYDRLNKRADPARFPEGSQEREHAAELQRRVNLAYTKLADQYSETERRFKSLEIE from the coding sequence GTGAACGGCCCTATGCGACCCTACAATCTTCTGCGTGCATACGTGAACCGCGAATGGGAACGGATCAAGGACTTGGACTTGGTGCGCGCCGAAGAGGAGCTGGATCAGCCCTCGATTCCGACATCTCCGGGACGTCCGGCCGATGCCCCCGCACCCAGCGAACTCCTTCCCGAAGTCGATCAGCTTGTGGTCGCCCGAAAGATCCTCGGCATCCCGGAGGGTTGCGCCTACTCTGAGCTCCGGAAGGCGTACGACCGGCTGAACAAGCGCGCAGATCCCGCACGGTTCCCCGAGGGGAGCCAGGAGCGGGAGCATGCCGCTGAGCTGCAGCGACGGGTCAACTTGGCGTACACCAAGCTCGCGGACCAGTACAGCGAGACCGAGCGCCGCTTCAAATCGCTCGAGATCGAATAG